From a single Sulfitobacter faviae genomic region:
- a CDS encoding glycosyltransferase encodes MGVGAARRKGCAVALEQMPHLRQILTTDADCRVSPDWVARSIHHLQRFDALCGRVTLNPKRPPVWRSKTQCLRPMK; translated from the coding sequence ATGGGGGTCGGCGCGGCACGGCGGAAGGGCTGCGCCGTGGCCTTGGAACAGATGCCTCATCTGCGCCAGATCCTGACCACCGATGCCGATTGCCGCGTCAGCCCCGATTGGGTCGCGCGCAGCATTCACCACCTCCAACGCTTTGACGCCCTCTGCGGCAGGGTCACGCTGAACCCGAAGAGGCCGCCTGTTTGGCGCAGCAAGACCCAATGCTTGAGGCCCATGAAATGA
- a CDS encoding glycosyltransferase, with translation MSFERWKDTAIIIPARNEAERIGDCLTALAPQCNDRVHVILVVNNTDDDTAKIATAAAGRLGIDLTVLDLTFPPEWGSARHGGRAAPWPWNRCLICARS, from the coding sequence ATGAGTTTCGAGCGCTGGAAAGACACCGCAATCATCATCCCCGCCCGGAACGAGGCGGAGCGGATCGGCGATTGCCTCACCGCCCTTGCCCCCCAGTGCAACGACCGTGTCCACGTAATCCTTGTGGTGAACAACACCGATGACGACACCGCCAAGATCGCCACGGCGGCGGCGGGGCGGCTTGGCATCGACCTCACCGTGCTCGATCTCACCTTCCCCCCGGAATGGGGGTCGGCGCGGCACGGCGGAAGGGCTGCGCCGTGGCCTTGGAACAGATGCCTCATCTGCGCCAGATCCTGA
- a CDS encoding class I SAM-dependent methyltransferase, whose translation MGVGLDHLQGLYAETSDPWGFEHSAYEQAKFAATRAALSQDGYRSAFELGCGNGQLARHLIDICARYTGMDAVASALTAARKAVPEGRFVQGFYPGPLPEGTSIC comes from the coding sequence ATGGGTGTGGGGTTGGATCATCTTCAAGGTCTCTATGCCGAGACGAGCGATCCTTGGGGGTTCGAACATAGCGCCTATGAGCAGGCCAAATTCGCCGCGACGCGGGCGGCGCTTTCGCAGGATGGCTACCGCTCGGCCTTTGAACTCGGCTGCGGCAATGGTCAATTGGCACGCCACCTGATCGACATCTGCGCGCGCTATACCGGGATGGATGCGGTCGCCAGCGCCCTGACCGCCGCGCGCAAAGCGGTGCCGGAGGGGCGCTTCGTCCAAGGGTTCTATCCCGGCCCCCTGCCCGAGGGGACTTCGATCTGCTGA
- a CDS encoding catalase, translated as MTDKELGKGGEPRQQTTDREKTMTTAQGGPIADDQNSLKAGPRGPVLMEDHVFREKMFHFDHERIPERVVHARGYGVHGHFELKEAIPELSCADIFQRVGEKTPTFTRFSTVAGNKGSFDLARDVRGFATKFYTQEGNWDLVGNNIPVFFIQDAIKFPDLIHSVKPAPDRGFPQAQSAHDNFWDFVSLSPEAIHMTLWQMSDRAIPRSFRFMEGFGVHTFRLVNAEGKSHYVKFHWKPKQGLQSVVWNEALKINGADPDFHRRDMWDAIDAGDYPQWDLGIQVFDDEFADNFEFDILDATKIIPEEQVPVRIIGTLTLDANVDNFFAETEQVAFCTQNIVRGIDHTNDPLLQGRNFSYLDTQLKRLGGPNFTHIPINAPKCPFHHFQQDGHMAMHNPKGRVNYEPNSWGEDGGPRENPQIGFQSYPAEVEGTKQRVRSETFADHYSQARQFYISQTEIEQQHIAAAYTFELSKCQEERIRLRMLSHLMNVHDDLAKQVAEGLGVTEMPDPAKPAREPITDLPPSDALSILKNAPNSFAGRKLGLFLTEGADASVVEALEKSFADEGAMVAIVTPHIQGVTLSDGSTREADEKIDGGPSVVFDAVALVFGEEKADKIAKNKPAQDFVSDAFAHNKFIAWTTAADPLLNAAGIEKDEGTMEVSADNANAFLQTCRKLRFWQREEKLNWE; from the coding sequence ATGACAGACAAAGAACTTGGCAAAGGCGGCGAACCCCGCCAGCAAACCACGGACCGCGAAAAGACGATGACGACCGCGCAGGGCGGCCCGATCGCGGATGATCAGAACTCACTCAAAGCAGGTCCGCGCGGCCCGGTCTTGATGGAAGACCACGTATTCCGCGAGAAGATGTTTCATTTCGACCACGAGCGCATTCCAGAGCGTGTCGTTCACGCCCGCGGCTACGGCGTCCATGGGCATTTCGAGCTAAAGGAAGCGATCCCCGAACTGTCCTGCGCCGATATCTTCCAGCGCGTCGGCGAAAAGACCCCGACCTTCACCCGTTTCTCCACCGTGGCAGGCAACAAGGGCTCTTTCGATCTGGCCCGCGACGTGCGCGGGTTCGCGACGAAGTTCTACACGCAAGAGGGCAACTGGGACCTCGTCGGCAACAACATCCCCGTGTTCTTTATCCAAGACGCGATCAAGTTCCCCGATCTCATCCACTCCGTCAAACCCGCCCCTGACCGTGGCTTCCCGCAGGCCCAGTCGGCGCATGACAACTTCTGGGATTTCGTCTCGCTCTCACCCGAGGCGATCCATATGACGCTGTGGCAGATGTCCGACCGGGCGATCCCGCGCTCCTTCCGCTTTATGGAAGGCTTCGGCGTGCATACCTTCCGGCTGGTCAATGCCGAGGGCAAATCGCATTACGTCAAGTTCCACTGGAAGCCCAAGCAGGGTCTGCAATCGGTGGTCTGGAACGAGGCGCTCAAGATCAACGGCGCGGACCCGGATTTCCACCGCCGCGACATGTGGGATGCCATCGACGCGGGCGACTACCCGCAGTGGGATCTGGGCATTCAGGTCTTTGACGACGAATTCGCCGATAACTTCGAGTTCGACATCCTCGACGCCACCAAGATCATCCCCGAAGAGCAGGTGCCGGTGCGCATCATCGGGACGCTGACGCTTGACGCCAATGTCGACAACTTCTTCGCCGAGACTGAGCAGGTGGCCTTTTGCACCCAGAACATCGTCCGCGGGATCGACCACACGAATGACCCGCTGCTACAGGGGCGGAACTTCTCCTACCTCGACACGCAGCTTAAGCGTCTCGGCGGGCCGAACTTCACCCATATCCCGATCAACGCGCCGAAATGCCCGTTCCACCACTTCCAGCAAGACGGGCATATGGCGATGCACAACCCCAAGGGCCGCGTGAACTACGAGCCCAACAGCTGGGGCGAGGATGGCGGCCCGCGCGAGAACCCACAGATTGGTTTCCAGAGCTACCCGGCAGAGGTCGAAGGTACGAAACAGCGCGTGCGCTCCGAGACATTCGCCGACCACTACAGCCAAGCGCGGCAGTTCTACATCAGCCAGACCGAGATCGAGCAGCAGCATATCGCGGCGGCCTATACCTTCGAGCTGTCGAAATGTCAGGAAGAGCGCATTCGCCTGCGGATGCTCTCGCATCTGATGAACGTGCATGACGATCTGGCGAAACAGGTGGCCGAAGGCTTAGGCGTGACCGAGATGCCGGACCCCGCCAAACCCGCGCGGGAGCCGATCACCGATCTGCCGCCCTCGGATGCGCTCAGCATTCTGAAGAACGCGCCGAACAGCTTCGCGGGCCGCAAGTTGGGTCTGTTCCTGACCGAAGGCGCGGATGCCTCGGTGGTGGAAGCCTTGGAAAAATCCTTTGCCGATGAGGGCGCGATGGTCGCCATCGTGACGCCGCATATCCAAGGGGTGACCCTCTCGGACGGCAGCACCCGCGAAGCGGATGAGAAGATCGACGGTGGCCCGTCGGTGGTCTTTGACGCGGTGGCCTTGGTCTTCGGTGAAGAGAAAGCCGATAAGATCGCCAAGAACAAACCGGCGCAGGATTTCGTCTCGGACGCCTTTGCGCATAACAAGTTCATCGCTTGGACCACAGCCGCCGATCCGCTGCTCAACGCCGCCGGGATTGAGAAGGACGAAGGGACGATGGAGGTCTCTGCCGATAATGCGAACGCGTTCCTTCAGACCTGCCGCAAACTTCGGTTCTGGCAGCGCGAAGAAAAGCTGAACTGGGAATAA
- a CDS encoding acyl-CoA dehydrogenase: MKGEKIFASGLGTVTHTLVSLNSGPEVQLALIDVTDPARGDASQWDMLGMRATASGTYDFSGLPLEDDALIGAPGDYLKEPHFVGGVWRIAALQAGAAAGLIDAAATALRDMDRLEAEAQLSRLMQVLMRVWAGMALVERAALADADDRAEETLVSTAIAARIYTEEVALDAIKAVEQSLGLRHFTGTSETGRMARDLSVYLRQAARDAFLQRAARHALSSDQTVWGVFG; encoded by the coding sequence TTGAAGGGTGAGAAGATCTTCGCTTCCGGCCTCGGCACTGTGACCCATACGCTCGTCTCGCTCAATTCCGGCCCCGAGGTGCAGCTTGCGCTGATCGATGTGACCGACCCCGCCCGCGGCGATGCCTCGCAATGGGACATGCTGGGGATGCGGGCAACGGCCTCGGGGACCTATGATTTTTCCGGCCTGCCTCTTGAGGATGACGCGCTTATCGGCGCCCCCGGCGACTATCTGAAAGAGCCGCATTTCGTCGGCGGCGTCTGGCGGATCGCAGCGCTTCAGGCGGGCGCCGCGGCGGGGTTGATTGATGCGGCAGCCACTGCGCTGCGGGACATGGACCGGCTTGAGGCCGAGGCCCAATTGAGCCGCCTGATGCAGGTGCTGATGCGGGTCTGGGCTGGTATGGCATTGGTCGAACGCGCCGCTCTCGCCGATGCGGATGACCGCGCGGAGGAGACCCTCGTCAGCACCGCCATCGCCGCGCGGATTTATACCGAGGAGGTCGCCCTCGACGCGATCAAAGCGGTGGAGCAAAGCCTCGGGTTGCGCCATTTCACCGGAACCTCCGAGACGGGCCGCATGGCGCGCGATCTTTCGGTCTATCTGCGCCAAGCCGCGCGCGACGCCTTCCTACAACGCGCCGCTCGCCATGCGCTTTCGAGTGACCAGACGGTTTGGGGTGTCTTTGGATGA
- a CDS encoding PIG-L deacetylase family protein encodes MSHNAPLAEALSGREKIVVLAPHPDDETLGCGGLLARAFAGAGAHVICLTDGGASHPGSRAWPPARLAETRRAELAEALDLLGGGAADLTWLGHPDSQLHEVPADAILTELMQVIDAQTARHIFVPAREDKHCDHKTTASLADGLRAQRPDLHFHSYPVWSRFDDPNFAENTAGYAPLTLDTAAYRDAKSAAIRAHRSQLGQVVQDDPEGFVLPESMINLFAQQDEIFWRMP; translated from the coding sequence ATGAGCCATAACGCCCCCCTCGCCGAGGCTCTGTCGGGCCGCGAAAAGATCGTGGTACTGGCGCCGCACCCGGACGACGAAACACTCGGCTGCGGCGGTCTTTTGGCCCGCGCTTTCGCAGGGGCCGGGGCGCATGTCATCTGCCTGACCGATGGCGGCGCAAGCCACCCCGGTTCCCGCGCATGGCCCCCGGCCCGATTGGCCGAGACGCGGCGCGCGGAATTGGCAGAGGCGCTCGATCTCCTTGGTGGCGGCGCGGCGGATTTGACATGGCTCGGCCATCCCGACAGCCAATTGCACGAGGTGCCTGCCGACGCCATCCTGACCGAGCTGATGCAGGTGATCGACGCGCAAACGGCACGTCACATCTTCGTCCCGGCCCGCGAGGACAAACACTGCGACCATAAAACCACCGCGTCACTGGCCGACGGCCTGCGCGCGCAGCGCCCCGATCTGCATTTTCATAGCTATCCGGTGTGGAGCCGTTTCGATGATCCGAACTTCGCCGAGAACACAGCAGGCTACGCCCCCCTGACCCTCGACACCGCCGCCTATCGCGACGCCAAGAGTGCTGCGATCCGCGCGCATCGCAGCCAGCTTGGCCAAGTCGTGCAAGACGATCCCGAGGGGTTCGTTCTGCCCGAGTCGATGATCAACCTCTTCGCGCAGCAAGACGAAATTTTTTGGAGGATGCCGTGA
- a CDS encoding IclR family transcriptional regulator, with product MEKKQNTLYVGSLAKGLRLLRAFDESHTELSLVELAARSGLDKSAVQRLANTLHIEGMLEKDPATRRYRPSHAWLELAYAYYWSDQLVGQAIPKLIDLSQEIGETVNLAELSTDHIIYVSRLPCQRTYFAATVIGRRLPALSTSAGRAIISTFSPEDREDAIETWPLKPFTARTTMDRATIRNSIGEAVQQGYAISSDQMILSEIGVACPITGPDGRAFAAVQCSVSAHTWTRERIRAEILPRLQDTANAISPSSQVHRR from the coding sequence TTGGAAAAGAAGCAAAATACCCTCTACGTCGGGTCGCTTGCCAAGGGGCTGCGGCTGCTCCGCGCCTTCGATGAATCGCATACGGAATTGTCACTGGTCGAGCTTGCCGCGCGCAGCGGATTGGATAAAAGCGCGGTTCAGCGGCTGGCGAATACGCTGCATATCGAGGGCATGTTGGAAAAGGATCCGGCCACGCGGCGCTACCGCCCGTCCCATGCTTGGTTGGAGCTGGCCTATGCCTATTACTGGTCGGATCAATTGGTGGGGCAGGCGATTCCCAAGCTGATCGACCTCAGCCAAGAGATCGGGGAGACGGTGAACCTCGCCGAGCTTTCGACCGATCACATCATCTACGTCAGCCGATTGCCCTGCCAGCGGACCTATTTCGCGGCGACGGTGATCGGACGGCGGCTGCCTGCGCTTTCGACGTCGGCGGGGCGGGCGATCATCTCGACCTTCTCGCCCGAAGACCGGGAAGACGCGATCGAGACTTGGCCGCTCAAACCCTTCACCGCGCGCACCACGATGGACCGCGCCACGATACGCAACAGCATCGGTGAGGCCGTGCAGCAGGGCTATGCGATCTCCAGCGATCAGATGATTTTGTCCGAGATCGGGGTGGCCTGTCCGATTACCGGCCCCGATGGGCGGGCCTTTGCGGCGGTGCAATGTTCGGTCTCGGCGCATACTTGGACGCGGGAGCGGATCAGGGCCGAGATTCTGCCGCGCCTGCAGGACACGGCGAACGCCATTTCACCCTCATCGCAGGTGCATCGGCGCTAG